A stretch of the Desulfobacter sp. genome encodes the following:
- a CDS encoding VOC family protein produces MGFTIDHFNINVLDLDKSLAFYETALDLTEHGRKQAEDGSFIIVYLKDKNSETRLELTWLKAQKKPYDLGDEEFHIAFKTDDFKKAHAHHKKMDCICYENKKMGIYFINDPDGYWLEVIPSR; encoded by the coding sequence ATGGGATTCACCATTGATCATTTTAATATCAACGTGCTGGATCTGGACAAAAGCCTGGCCTTTTACGAAACCGCCCTGGATCTGACCGAGCATGGCCGTAAACAAGCTGAAGACGGCAGTTTTATCATTGTTTACCTTAAAGATAAAAATTCTGAAACCCGACTGGAGCTGACCTGGCTCAAGGCCCAGAAAAAACCCTATGACCTTGGGGATGAAGAGTTTCATATTGCATTTAAAACAGATGATTTTAAAAAAGCCCATGCCCATCACAAAAAAATGGACTGTATCTGTTATGAAAACAAGAAAATGGGCATTTACTTTATCAACGACCCGGACGGATACTGGCTCGAGGTAATCCCGTCAAGATGA
- a CDS encoding adenylate/guanylate cyclase domain-containing protein, whose amino-acid sequence MRSKRPFSVLFEFYLMIMGATFMAMLVILVMKVSIPFEFTQDRIGELSNPGWWGIILARFLILSMATVFSSLPAILLVGKLLKPVTQVMAMGPQNAPDILKKKARQRLINMPFIFVPVNIGLWVIIPMCIFIVFYKMDLMDWSTALTFSLRATMVGFISSAIIFFSLEAYLRRTLIPLFFPQGRLADVSHTRRISIDRRIRAFYRMGSLIPLTHIVLTLFVLFLQVDDNPMSTREYAKSVFIFSLVVFGVFWVGSGLLTRLISQSIAAPVNEMVTAVKAVRIGDYNTRVEVVSNDEIGILGDAFNQAIQGLKDRERIRDAFGRYVDPKVRDEILSGSIPLDGEYKEVTILFADLRDFTPFTATHDPKKVVKMLNAYFKAMGAAVKENKGLILQFLGDEIYAVFGAPVTDENHPSNAIKAAFDMEKRLEDLNRDFTANGLPKLSHGIGIHTGTVLAANIGSPDRLSYLLVGDAVNLAPRLQAMTRDIHARIIVSKETMSFLPRGFDMGLLAPYPHPVHLKGVDQDLNIYHTRA is encoded by the coding sequence ATGAGGTCCAAACGGCCGTTTTCCGTGCTCTTTGAATTTTATCTGATGATCATGGGCGCCACCTTCATGGCCATGCTGGTCATCCTGGTCATGAAGGTGTCCATCCCGTTTGAATTTACCCAGGACAGAATCGGCGAACTGAGCAATCCCGGCTGGTGGGGCATCATCCTGGCAAGATTCCTGATTCTGAGCATGGCGACCGTTTTTTCAAGCCTTCCGGCCATTCTCCTTGTCGGCAAGCTCTTGAAGCCGGTAACCCAGGTCATGGCGATGGGTCCCCAGAACGCCCCGGACATTCTTAAAAAAAAGGCAAGGCAGCGCCTCATCAACATGCCGTTTATCTTTGTCCCGGTCAACATCGGCTTATGGGTCATTATTCCCATGTGCATTTTTATTGTTTTCTACAAAATGGATCTCATGGACTGGAGCACGGCCCTGACCTTTTCACTCAGGGCCACCATGGTAGGATTTATTTCCTCTGCCATAATATTTTTCAGCCTGGAAGCCTATCTGAGACGCACCCTGATCCCCTTGTTTTTCCCCCAAGGCAGGCTGGCCGATGTCAGTCACACCAGACGAATCTCCATTGACCGGAGAATTCGCGCCTTTTACCGGATGGGAAGCCTCATCCCCCTGACCCATATTGTTTTAACCCTTTTTGTCCTTTTTTTACAGGTGGACGACAACCCCATGTCCACCCGGGAGTATGCAAAATCCGTTTTTATATTTTCCCTGGTGGTCTTTGGTGTTTTCTGGGTTGGATCAGGTCTTCTGACCCGTCTTATCAGCCAATCCATTGCCGCCCCGGTCAATGAAATGGTCACGGCGGTCAAGGCCGTTAGAATTGGGGACTACAACACCCGGGTAGAGGTGGTTTCCAACGATGAAATCGGCATTCTTGGAGATGCGTTTAACCAGGCCATCCAGGGGCTTAAAGACAGAGAGCGGATCAGGGATGCCTTTGGACGATACGTGGACCCAAAGGTCAGGGACGAAATTTTATCGGGCAGCATCCCTTTGGACGGAGAGTATAAAGAGGTCACCATTTTATTTGCCGATCTCAGAGATTTCACTCCCTTTACCGCCACCCATGATCCCAAAAAGGTGGTCAAAATGCTCAACGCCTATTTCAAGGCCATGGGAGCAGCTGTAAAAGAAAACAAAGGACTGATTCTCCAATTTCTAGGGGATGAAATCTATGCGGTGTTCGGCGCCCCTGTCACCGATGAGAACCATCCGTCCAACGCCATTAAAGCCGCCTTTGACATGGAAAAAAGACTTGAGGACCTTAACCGTGACTTCACAGCCAACGGCCTGCCCAAACTCTCCCACGGCATCGGCATCCATACGGGAACGGTCCTGGCCGCAAACATCGGCAGTCCGGACCGTCTCTCATACCTTTTGGTGGGAGATGCAGTCAACCTGGCACCAAGGCTTCAGGCCATGACCCGGGATATTCATGCCCGGATCATTGTTTCAAAAGAGACCATGTCCTTTCTGCCCCGGGGCTTTGACATGGGCTTACTGGCCCCCTATCCCCACCCTGTTCATCTCAAAGGAGTTGACCAGGATCTCAACATCTACCATACCCGGGCCTAG
- a CDS encoding FAD-binding oxidoreductase gives MAYSDISHGLWAATAKKNPQLKALFGEKNTEIAIIGGGYTGLSAALHLAKKGHSCVLLEANSVGFGGAGRNVGLVNAGLWLMPEDVISIVGKAHGETLIQVLGDSPDLVYGLIEEYDIPCEPWRYGTLHCADSGAGYRALQSRERQWQERGADVRLLEKDEAAEKLGSKAFRGALLDKRAGTVQPLAYAFGLASAAQKEGADLYENSPVIELDKNEQGYILVTPQGQVRAQKVIVAVQGYPEKVFQNQVDNIVPFNYFQFATPPLDPSVLKTVLPGKNGAWDTNLILSSFRLDESGRLVVGSVGNVEGFAWDLNQAWAKRTIAKVFPQVGQIDFEFGWYGRIAMTSNHIPRFHVMDKDMAMVTCYNGRGIGPGSVFGKLLAQYMTDGILADIPLPVSPMKAVNFRTLRGLFYEAGSRLYHFAQRRTPLF, from the coding sequence ATGGCATATTCTGATATCAGTCATGGATTGTGGGCGGCCACGGCCAAGAAAAATCCCCAATTGAAAGCGCTTTTTGGAGAAAAAAACACTGAAATTGCGATCATCGGAGGCGGGTATACTGGATTGTCGGCCGCCCTTCACCTGGCAAAAAAAGGTCATTCCTGTGTACTGCTCGAGGCCAATTCAGTGGGATTCGGCGGTGCGGGAAGAAATGTGGGCCTTGTCAATGCTGGGCTTTGGCTCATGCCTGAAGATGTGATTTCCATTGTGGGAAAAGCCCATGGCGAAACCCTTATCCAGGTGCTGGGGGATTCTCCTGATCTGGTATATGGTTTGATTGAAGAGTATGATATCCCCTGTGAACCCTGGCGGTACGGCACCTTGCATTGTGCAGACTCCGGTGCCGGATACCGTGCCCTCCAGAGCCGGGAAAGACAATGGCAGGAACGGGGGGCAGATGTCCGGCTTCTTGAAAAGGATGAAGCAGCTGAAAAACTGGGAAGCAAAGCCTTTCGAGGCGCCCTTCTAGACAAACGGGCCGGCACGGTTCAGCCCCTGGCCTATGCATTCGGCCTTGCCTCTGCGGCCCAAAAGGAAGGGGCGGATCTATATGAAAATTCCCCCGTCATTGAACTTGATAAAAATGAACAAGGCTATATCCTGGTGACCCCCCAGGGACAGGTGCGGGCCCAAAAAGTCATTGTCGCGGTCCAGGGCTACCCTGAAAAGGTGTTCCAGAATCAGGTGGATAATATTGTTCCGTTTAACTATTTTCAATTTGCTACCCCCCCCCTTGACCCATCTGTCTTGAAAACCGTGCTGCCCGGAAAAAACGGGGCCTGGGACACCAATTTGATTCTTTCTTCATTCCGCCTGGATGAATCCGGCCGCCTTGTTGTGGGCAGTGTGGGCAATGTGGAGGGATTTGCCTGGGACCTGAACCAGGCCTGGGCCAAACGGACCATTGCCAAGGTCTTTCCCCAGGTGGGCCAGATTGATTTTGAATTTGGATGGTACGGCAGGATTGCCATGACCTCCAACCATATCCCCAGGTTCCACGTCATGGACAAAGACATGGCCATGGTCACCTGCTATAACGGCAGGGGCATCGGACCGGGGTCGGTATTTGGCAAGCTTCTGGCCCAATATATGACCGACGGGATCCTCGCTGACATTCCCTTGCCCGTATCCCCCATGAAAGCGGTGAATTTCAGGACGCTTCGGGGGCTGTTTTACGAGGCCGGATCCAGGCTGTATCATTTTGCCCAGCGCAGAACCCCCCTGTTTTAG
- a CDS encoding TetR/AcrR family transcriptional regulator, with product MSQKKEETKAKLVKAVGKVLALDGFKGLGINKVARRAGVDKVLVYRYFNGLPGLVSAYSQTVDFWPDVDELMGPDPDRVRAMPPDRQVAHFFKAYAAALKKRPLTQDILAWELLGKNELSRQLEQIRIKTSLEFFEQLETLPDDDQLSAILVLMNGAINHLIIKSRIHPVVGGIDLDTRQGRAAIDQGIDLLLKGIFSR from the coding sequence ATGTCACAAAAAAAAGAAGAGACCAAGGCAAAACTTGTGAAGGCCGTTGGAAAGGTTCTGGCTTTAGACGGATTCAAGGGGCTGGGGATTAATAAAGTGGCCCGCAGGGCAGGCGTGGACAAAGTTTTGGTCTACCGTTATTTTAACGGACTTCCCGGCCTTGTGTCAGCCTATAGCCAAACCGTTGATTTCTGGCCGGATGTCGATGAACTCATGGGGCCTGACCCAGACAGAGTCAGGGCCATGCCCCCGGACCGTCAGGTGGCCCATTTTTTCAAAGCCTATGCCGCAGCCTTGAAAAAGCGACCACTGACTCAAGATATCCTTGCCTGGGAATTGCTTGGAAAAAATGAATTGTCCCGGCAATTGGAACAGATCCGCATCAAAACCAGCCTGGAATTTTTTGAACAACTGGAAACCCTGCCTGATGACGACCAATTGTCGGCCATTCTGGTCCTTATGAACGGGGCAATCAATCATTTGATCATCAAATCAAGAATCCACCCGGTTGTCGGGGGAATTGATCTGGATACCCGGCAAGGCCGGGCTGCCATAGACCAGGGGATTGACCTCCTGCTCAAAGGCATTTTTTCCAGGTAA
- a CDS encoding C_GCAxxG_C_C family protein: MKKQKTAVDFLMAGHSCSQAMVMAYFENHQLPRDLASRMASGFAGGMAQGKTCGAVIGAIMVAGLKFGPKSAKDTYEKDHCFQITQEFCLRFKRLRTTVECHEILRMNQIDPQDTESMKQLREKGLCREIVQDAQQILDQLFKEEE, encoded by the coding sequence TTGAAAAAACAAAAAACAGCAGTTGACTTTCTCATGGCAGGTCATTCCTGCTCACAGGCCATGGTAATGGCCTATTTTGAAAACCATCAATTACCCCGGGACCTAGCATCCCGAATGGCCTCAGGATTTGCCGGCGGCATGGCCCAGGGAAAAACCTGCGGTGCGGTCATTGGGGCCATCATGGTTGCCGGGCTTAAGTTCGGCCCCAAATCCGCCAAAGACACCTATGAAAAAGACCATTGCTTCCAGATCACCCAGGAATTTTGTCTTCGGTTTAAACGATTGCGGACCACTGTTGAATGTCATGAAATTTTACGGATGAACCAGATTGACCCCCAGGATACTGAAAGCATGAAACAATTAAGGGAGAAAGGATTGTGCAGGGAGATTGTCCAAGATGCCCAGCAGATTCTGGACCAATTATTCAAAGAAGAGGAATGA
- a CDS encoding GntR family transcriptional regulator, with protein MNKEIYDTLRDRIIHLDYKPGQILKEQTLAQEFGVSRTPLRTVLFHLEWEHLVKILPRTGILIMALELGTITDVFQARLELEAVIGTMAAQNLTQEDMDKFCSLESGCHALKDNKDPKALGKIDWENKEIFHRAAGNPFLIETSERLYSLTFRLWYFNMLKMDPKAWNREVTAVQEDLVILGNLLKTGSPQEAGQARKDQLLKHLKRIRSSFLGLSGL; from the coding sequence ATGAACAAAGAAATTTACGACACCCTCAGAGACCGGATCATCCACCTAGACTATAAACCAGGCCAGATTTTAAAGGAACAGACCCTGGCCCAGGAATTCGGGGTCAGTCGTACCCCGTTGCGCACAGTGCTTTTCCACCTTGAATGGGAGCATCTGGTCAAAATCCTGCCCCGGACAGGGATTTTGATCATGGCTTTGGAACTTGGCACCATCACAGATGTATTCCAGGCCCGGCTGGAACTCGAAGCGGTCATCGGCACCATGGCCGCCCAGAACCTAACCCAAGAAGATATGGATAAATTCTGCAGCCTTGAATCCGGCTGCCATGCACTCAAAGACAATAAAGACCCAAAAGCCCTGGGAAAAATAGACTGGGAAAACAAAGAGATCTTCCACAGGGCTGCAGGCAACCCCTTTCTCATTGAGACCTCTGAAAGGCTCTACTCCTTAACCTTCCGGCTCTGGTATTTTAACATGCTTAAAATGGACCCCAAAGCATGGAACCGGGAAGTCACTGCGGTCCAGGAGGACCTGGTGATCCTCGGCAATCTGCTCAAGACCGGATCCCCCCAGGAGGCAGGCCAGGCCAGGAAAGATCAATTGCTCAAGCATCTTAAACGAATCAGGTCCTCATTTCTCGGGCTGTCAGGCCTTTGA